In Epinephelus moara isolate mb chromosome 20, YSFRI_EMoa_1.0, whole genome shotgun sequence, the genomic stretch GTAATGAAACAGCAGTCAAAGAAAGTAACAATGGCCTCTCCTGCTGTATGAAAGGATGAAATTGTttgatttaaatatatttaacattagagctgcaacgattaattAGAGTATTTTTTAAGTCAAAATTCTGTGattgcagcttcttaaatgtgaatatatatatatatttttttttttttttttttttttttaaactcctcTATCACagcaaactgaatatctttgggttgtggacaataGCAGACATTCGAGGATGTCATTTTAGGATTTGGGAGACAGCGattaacatttttcaccattttatgacattttacagaccaaacaaccaaCTGAGAAAATGATCGATAGACTGATTGACAACGAAAATAGTCataagttgcagccctattatATACGAGAGCTGGAATCAGAAGCTTTGATTTAAAAAGATTCAAAATTATATATGTTCCGCATTTGAATTTAAACACATACTACGATGCCACTCTTAAAATATGTTGAACCATCTTTCTACCACCTGTGTGCTAAAGTAAAACCAAACAGTCACGGCTTGGTGTTCTGGTGAAAtgcagcctggtctcactcttcATATAACAAACAGCCTGTTAACGCTCTATCGACATTGACCTGTTAGACATGTTTCTTTGCACACAAACTCTGAACACACTGAAGCCTGCtttaacaatgtttttatttactttttcttcACTTCTCCTGTCTAATATTCAAGTACATGGATCCGCAGATCCAGGAAACACAATCAGTAGCAAATACTTTCATAACATCATCATGTTCTTGTTTGATTCACAAATGATTCCACTTTACCCCCAAAAATTCTCCCCCGGGCTAAGACACATGGACCTCTTGTAAACATGATGCAAATCAATCTTTGCTTTTTGATTACAAAAAGTAATCTGGTAGAAAAATATCTTTTCTTTTATAGGTACGTCTCTTCTTAGGAATATTTACATTGTATACCTCACAGTATaatctgattttaaaaagtacatactgtaaaataaacacaaaaggtCTCAGAGGGGTAAAAGGCCTTTGGTTTTCATGAAAAATATGAacgacaaaaacacaaaaagagtcCATTCACTGTCCCGTGTGCCACAACAGTGATGACTGGATTGGTGATTGTTGTGTGTCTCGTAGCCTTGACTGTGGGACACCAAATTTCCACAGGTTTGAAAAAGTTCATTCTGCAAAAAAGTTCAGAACAAAAAAACTGCGGCTACAATCAGGCGTCACTCCTGGGGGTGGCAGACCCACACAACCTGCGCTGAGCAAAGTACCCCAGAACTATGAGAAGCATCTCAGAGGTGCTGCTGAGGGCCACGATGAAGGGTGCCTGGGACGCGAAGTCAGCCTCCAGACGGCGGAAGGACAGCTGCATGACAGCGAGTGCCAGCAGGCTGTTCTGGACGCCCACCTCTATGCTGACAGTCTTCCTCTGCGGTGGGGCAAGGCCCGCCAGCTTGGCCAGGATAGCCCCAACTAGCAGCCCCAACAAAGGCACCGTCACCCCAACTGCCACAATCTGGGGCCTGACGTTGGCCAGGATGGATGCACCCATTTGGTAGGCCATGAAGATGCCACCTACGATGAGCACGAAGCTGAAGGGTCGTATGAGTGCCAGCAGGACGCGTGTGAGGGCGGGCAGGCGCAGCTTGACCAGCATGCCCAGAGAGATGGGGATGGCGATGAACAGGAGGGTGCCAAGGATCTTCACAAACGGCACGTGCAGGGCAGCGTGCACACCCAAGAGCCGACCATACAGAGCTGATGACAAAGGCATGGCTGCTGCCGCCACCACTGTGGACACCAGGGTCATGGAGATAGCCAGGGTGACGTCTCCTCCGAGCAGCAGACTGTACAGGTAGCCGCCCCCACCACCCGGGGCAGAGCAGGTGATGACCAGGCCCAGAGAGAGCGCTTTAGGCAGTGAGGCCAGCCGGGATACACAGTAGGCATACAATGGCATCACCAGGAACTGACCCAGCACCCCTAAGAGCAGGGGCACCGGGCTCCTCAGTAGACCccgcagcacctccacctccaccttgCACCCGAAGGCACACTTGTTGACGAAGATGAGGGGCAGCAAGGCAAACAGCACAGGGTTCTCAGAGAAATGAGACAACCCACCCGACTGGATGAGCCGGGTGGCCGGGTCATCATTACCGGGCGCCACTCTGATTGAATAATCCGTCCTCTCCTCGATCAGAACCGGCACCGAATCCTGGTCCAGGTCCAGCAGCTGGATCTGCAGCTGAGCCCGGCCTGGGAGCCCGGAGCGGATACTGATAATGTAGCTCTTGGCTAGTCCTACGTGGCCACTATCTGTCACGTTAAGTATGGAGAGGACCTCCGTGTCCAGGGAGCGGACCGTCACCGTCTGCTTCCAGCTCTGTCGGCCCTTCCTGCTCGCCGCGGCGCTCCGGTACTGGCTGGAGATTACAATCACGCCGTTGGTGTTTTCGGGAAACTCAAATTCCTGCGATGACCCGTCCCCGATTGTGATatacctgctgctgctgtcggcCGTCAGGTTGGTGTCGTTGCTGCTGTCGACAGTTAGGTTTCCGGTGGCCCACGCCCGGTCCGCTCCGCCGGTAATAAGGAAGAGACAACAGAATGTAAATAGCGTCCTCATCTTATTGACGGACAGGGGGCGGAGGGGCGCCGCAGAGACACGCTTCTCCCCCGCTAGCGGCCTCCCCCAGACGGTTACACCGCCGCCCTGTTACACCAGGACGGTAAACCTCTCATTCTAGTCTCCGGTATAAAACGACAGCGTCGGCAGCCGGCTCCACATCTCGTCTGGTTCCCATTTTCTCGCTGCCTTTATACCGGAACCTAAACATCACCCCGCCCTGTCCTGTCCGAGCCCAGCTCCACAGCAGCAGCCCCGGGCACACAggaatcacacacactcacacaggtcTCTCACGGCCTCCCTTTTGTCTACTCGGTGATAAGATGTCCGTGTCGGTAAACCAAAGCCTCGCCTCGTCTTtcgtttttattgtctctccgGTAAACGAAAACTGAGAGCATCGTAGCTCAGCTGCCGTTTGGTCGCTGCTCACAGCTAACGTTATTTCTTCAAAGCTATCTTTAGCAAAAGTCTCACTTCCGGTTATGACATACCAAAATAAACCCCTTTATTTATCTCAGTGATAAAAAGATGGATTAACAACTGGGTAGATGTGTTTGGTAGCCTTATATCATTAACTGCAAATGTAACTGAATATTTGCATCACCAACATATGTTATAATATCAGCTAAAGAAGGTCCCGGATGTGTCAGAATTTATCTTTACaagcttgtttttattgtgcttcCATTGTGAAAATTCATACATTAAATTGTATTGTGTTGTGATAGAATTACCACAAATAGACTCAAATTAAGTGTTTTATCACTGTATAGGATAACTGGCTGCACTGGACTTCATAGGAATCTGGAGGCAATAAGATTTGTACATGTGGTGCAGAGGGTTAGTAAAGCCAGGTATATACGTACATCAACATTCCACCTGTGGCATAGACCAAGGATACTCAAGTTGCTTggcccaggggccacttttgcaaaatgacaggtaGCCAGGGGCCAGACACTACAGCCCTGCAGATTAGTTGCAGGATCAGGTTTTGAGGATTTGAGGAAATTCGGGGCTTAGCCTGAACatgctctattttgatgctttctATGCGccctggcaccttatttacattaaaagtgcaaaaaagaTCCCATTGTGAATCAACTTATTTAAACTGGGAATAAGAACAAAAACTGGTTGGGGGGGAACCCAGCATCCTGTCTGGCCCACAGCCCACTATTTGAATATCACTGATATAGGCTCTCTCTAGACGCCTACCCTACACTGTAGCTTGACATACGCctcctcagaaatgtaactacacgctGCGGCAACGTAGACcatctatttatttttgtaaactgacaACCACTTCCCTCATTGGaaacaaggttttttttttactttgatttcatagataacaaacaataatttgTAAAGGCAATACAGCTCCCACCAAATAGCATTTTAACTGCTGTGTGTGGTATATCCTGGCTTTAAGAGAAGAGTCATCAGGGGCCAAACAGCAATTTTTTACCCCAGGCCCTTTTTACAGGTTGATCCAGCCATTATGACCCTCAATAAAATTAAAACTCCAGTAAATTGTCATATTTTTCATAATCTTTGTCATTTGTATTCGATTTTTATTATGAGAACAGAGTAGAAAT encodes the following:
- the slc10a3 gene encoding P3 protein, producing MRTLFTFCCLFLITGGADRAWATGNLTVDSSNDTNLTADSSSRYITIGDGSSQEFEFPENTNGVIVISSQYRSAAASRKGRQSWKQTVTVRSLDTEVLSILNVTDSGHVGLAKSYIISIRSGLPGRAQLQIQLLDLDQDSVPVLIEERTDYSIRVAPGNDDPATRLIQSGGLSHFSENPVLFALLPLIFVNKCAFGCKVEVEVLRGLLRSPVPLLLGVLGQFLVMPLYAYCVSRLASLPKALSLGLVITCSAPGGGGGYLYSLLLGGDVTLAISMTLVSTVVAAAAMPLSSALYGRLLGVHAALHVPFVKILGTLLFIAIPISLGMLVKLRLPALTRVLLALIRPFSFVLIVGGIFMAYQMGASILANVRPQIVAVGVTVPLLGLLVGAILAKLAGLAPPQRKTVSIEVGVQNSLLALAVMQLSFRRLEADFASQAPFIVALSSTSEMLLIVLGYFAQRRLCGSATPRSDA